The proteins below come from a single Malus sylvestris chromosome 3, drMalSylv7.2, whole genome shotgun sequence genomic window:
- the LOC126614751 gene encoding mitogen-activated protein kinase kinase kinase 18-like, protein MGKMNSNTQHSHDTVSWVRGKCIGRGSFGTVSIGVSKSDGRVFAVKSVDQAACLPGQLEALENEIRILRSLSSPHVVSYLRDDVSCESATSFRNLHLEYLPGGTSVDADVDETTLRSRVWCVVSALKHVHSKGIVHCDVKGRNVLVGPAINQAKLADFGSAIVLSDDTWTNRITPRGSPLWMAPEVINGEYQGPESDVWSLGCTIIEMVTGKPAWEDRGMETLARIGLSGELPRFPTQLSETGRDFLGKCLSRDPKERWSCDQLLQHPFVASASLNAVAYSSPRSVLDWVNSEFGDQTDDVDGEDEEECEVSARNRIGKLATEAGANWESDGWTVVREYSGGANSCEEEGTSEEYCNCGGVELELDNLSGGGSVERGVNYSGWCAVGASGSKREHLAVERLGVGKRSRQSLCNLCGSKVLLLFLYFIGIFLNKLRILFICYIVYVSLSWHGDMHVNVMIEQSLIVVKLNTLNESKV, encoded by the coding sequence ATGGGAAAAATGAACTCAAACACTCAACATTCTCACGACACGGTTTCTTGGGTACGAGGAAAATGCATAGGAAGAGGGTCGTTCGGCACCGTCAGCATCGGGGTCAGCAAATCGGACGGTCGTGTCTTCGCCGTCAAGTCGGTCGATCAAGCCGCGTGTCTTCCCGGCCAGCTGGAGGCGCTGGAGAACGAAATTCGAATTCTCCGGTCGCTCTCCTCGCCGCACGTCGTGAGTTACCTCCGCGACGACGTTTCGTGCGAATCTGCGACGTCGTTTCGTAATCTCCACTTGGAGTACTTGCCAGGTGGCACATCCGTGGACGCCGACGTGGACGAAACGACGCTGCGGTCGCGCGTTTGGTGCGTCGTTTCGGCGCTGAAGCACGTTCACTCCAAGGGCATTGTTCACTGCGACGTCAAGGGGAGGAATGTCCTGGTGGGCCCCGCGATTAACCAAGCCAAGCTCGCCGATTTCGGCTCGGCGATTGTCTTGTCGGATGACACGTGGACGAATAGAATCACGCCGCGAGGAAGTCCGCTTTGGATGGCGCCGGAGGTCATTAACGGGGAATATCAGGGGCCGGAGTCCGACGTATGGTCGTTGGGCTGCACGATTATCGAGATGGTGACCGGAAAGCCCGCGTGGGAGGATCGCGGGATGGAGACGCTGGCTCGGATCGGGTTGTCGGGTGAATTGCCCCGGTTCCCGACCCAGTTGTCGGAAACGGGCCGCGATTTTCTAGGCAAGTGTCTGAGTAGGGACCCGAAGGAGCGGTGGAGCTGCGATCAGCTGCTGCAGCACCCATTTGTGGCTTCCGCGTCGCTTAATGCAGTCGCCTATTCGTCGCCACGGTCCGTGCTCGACTGGGTTAACTCCGAGTTCGGTGATCAAACCGACGACGTCGATGGCGAGGACGAGGAGGAGTGCGAGGTTTCTGCCAGGAACCGGATTGGTAAATTGGCGACGGAGGCAGGGGCGAATTGGGAATCGGACGGATGGACGGTGGTGAGGGAATATTCAGGTGGCGCGAACTCTTGTGAGGAAGAAGGGACGAGTGAGGAATATTGTAATTGTGGAGGGGTAGAATTGGAATTAGACAACCTAAGTGGCGGTGGTTCAGTGGAGAGAGGTGTTAACTACAGTGGGTGGTGCGCGGTTGGCGCCAGCGGTTCGAAAAGGGAACATTTGGCGGTGGAAAGGTTAGGAGTTGGAAAAAGGTCACGTCAAAGCTTGTGTAATTTGTGCGGAAGcaaagtattattattatttttatattttattgggATATTCTTGAATAAATTACGAATTctatttatttgttatattGTTTATGTTTCATTATCTTGGCATGGAGATATGCATGTGAATGTGATGATTGAACAAAGTTTAATCGTTGTTAAACTTAATACGTTAAACGAATCAAAAGTTTGA